From the Clupea harengus chromosome 15, Ch_v2.0.2, whole genome shotgun sequence genome, one window contains:
- the stx11b.1 gene encoding syntaxin-11b.1 isoform X3 gives MRDRLSSLRSLSGTSGQQEEVNSTESVREEEEEEEEEEVQLEPPAEEHRSSRDVEQVLEQALEVRREVQLLRLDVRRLRDQNVRLLSGPPCAASSSSSSSSRELWQQESNGIAGGIKTRAQGALTSLRRMDARAKQLEEELGVNSAAARIARTQYACLSNGLRDAMADYNEAEMSHREACKAHIQRQMEIVGREVDLEEIEDMLEDGGGQWSVFTQDLTRASEGKTARSALGQIERRHQELRELEGRVRSVHEVFLDAALLVEEQRPMMDAIQTSVQYTEVATGDALDRIVTAKKHDRSNPFKKLFFRKR, from the coding sequence atgagagacagactgagctCACTGCGCTCCCTGTCTGGGACGAGTGGCCAGCAGGAGGAGGTGAACTCCACAGAGTCGGTccgtgaggaagaggaggaggaggaggaggaagaggtgcaGCTGGAGCCCCCCGCCGAGGAGCACAGGAGCAGCCGGGACGTGGAGCAGGTGCTGGAGCAGGCGCTGGAGGTCCGGCGGGAGGTCCAGTTGCTCCGTCTGGACGTGAGGCGTCTCCGCGATCAGAATGTGCGCCTCCTGAGCGGGCCCCCCtgcgccgcctcctcctcctcctcgtcctcctccagggAGCTGTGGCAGCAGGAGTCCAACGGCATCGCCGGCGGCATCAAGACCCGCGCCCAGGGGGCGCTCACGAGCCTGCGCCGGATGGACGCCCGCGCcaagcagctggaggaggagctcGGCGTCAACTCGGCCGCGGCGCGCATCGCCCGCACGCAGTACGCCTGCCTCAGCAACGGTCTCCGGGACGCCATGGCCGACTACAACGAGGCGGAGATGAGCCACCGCGAGGCGTGCAAGGCCCACATCCAGCGGCAGATGGAGATCGTGGGGCGCGAGGTGGACCTGGAGGAGATCGAGGACATGCTGGAGGACGGCGGCGGCCAGTGGAGCGTCTTCACGCAGGACCTCACGCGGGCGTCGGAGGGCAAGACGGCGCGCTCCGCCCTCGGGCAGATCGAGCGGCGTCACCAGGAGCTGCGGGAGCTGGAGGGGCGCGTGCGGAGCGTGCACGAGGTGTTCCTGGACGCCGCCCTGCTGGTGGAGGAGCAGCGCCCCATGATGGACGCCATCCAGACCAGCGTGCAGTACACAGAGGTGGCCACCGGGGACGCGCTGGACAGGATCGTCACCGCCAAGAAACACGACAGGAGCAACCCCTTCAAAAAGCTATTCTTCAGGAAGCGCTAG
- the LOC116223715 gene encoding histidine triad nucleotide-binding protein 3-like, whose translation MEPDQCSTVNYSDNNCVFCRIVKGTDAEGADTEILCQDEECVCFRDIDPAAPHHYLVVPRRHIEDVTQLSSEHAPLVVRMANMGLTALQANHFNDLNDSR comes from the exons ATGGAGCCCGACCAGTGTAGCACCGTTAACTACTCCGACAACAACTGTGTCTTCTGCAGGATCGTCAAGGGAACAGACGCGGAAGGAGCGGACACGGAGATCCTATGCCAG gatgaggagtgtgtgtgcttcagagaCATTGACCCCGCGGCCCCCCATCATTACCTGGTCGTCCCACGAAGACACATAGAGGACGTCACGCAGCTGAGCTCAGAGCATGCTCccctgg TCGTGAGGATGGCCAACATGGGATTGACAGCACTGCAGGCCAATCACTTCAATGATCTGAATGACAGCAGGTGA
- the stx11b.1 gene encoding syntaxin-11b.1 isoform X1: MRDRLTHLQALSESEEHLEHLEESEYGDDAADEYGDDSVSVATAAETTFSNVDLEEALPSQQQAVVWDNSEEVEEVLSSAQETRREIQLMRLDVKRLREQNSRLLNEPTRTSAVKHDSNAVGAEIKTRGQDTLARLRKMDARAKELEDELGVNSAAARIARTQYACISNGFRDAMADYNEAEMSHRETCKAHIQRQMEIVGRDVTGEEIEDMLEGGRWNVFADNVLSEGKTARSALNQIERRHQELLELESRVRSVHEVFLDVALLVEEQGTMIDAIQTHVQTTDADLCEVLVKLGKAKRLDKSNPFKKMFCGCFPCYK; this comes from the coding sequence ATGAGGGACCgtctcacacacctgcaggctCTGAGCGAGTCCGAGGAGCATCTGGAACATCTGGAGGAGAGCGAGTACGGCGACGACGCGGCGGACGAGTACGGTGATGACTCTGTCTCCGTGGCGACCGCGGCGGAGACGACCTTCAGCAACGTGGACCTGGAGGAGGCGCTCCCCTCGCAGCAGCAGGCCGTCGTCTGGGACAACagcgaggaggtggaggaggtgctgagcTCCGCCCAGGAGACGCGGCGGGAGATCCAGCTGATGCGCCTCGACGTCAAGCGGCTCCGGGAGCAGAACTCGCGGCTGCTGAACGAGCCGACGCGCACCTCCGCCGTCAAGCACGACTCCAACGCCGTCGGCGCCGAGATCAAGACCCGCGGCCAGGACACGCTGGCACGGCTCCGCAAGATGGACGCCCGCGCCAAGGAGCTGGAGGACGAGCTCGGCGTCAACTCCGCCGCGGCGCGCATCGCCCGCACGCAGTACGCCTGCATCAGCAACGGTTTCCGGGACGCCATGGCCGACTACAACGAGGCGGAGATGAGCCACCGCGAGACGTGCAAGGCCCACATCCAGCGGCAGATGGAGATCGTGGGGCGCGACGTGACGGGTGAGGAGATCGAGGACATGCTGGAGGGCGGCCGCTGGAACGTCTTCGCCGACAACGTGCTGTCGGAGGGCAAGACGGCGCGCTCCGCCCTCAACCAGATCGAGCGGCGCCAccaggagctgctggagctggagagtcGCGTGCGGAGCGTTCACGAGGTGTTCCTGGACGTGGCCCTCCTCGTGGAGGAGCAGGGAACCATGATCGACGCCATCCAGACGCACGTTCAGACGACCGACGCAGACCTGTGTGAGGTCCTCGTCAAACTGGGCAAGGCCAAGAGACTCGACAAGAGCAACCCCTTTAAGAAGATGTTCTGCGGCTGTTTCCCCTGTTACAAGTGA
- the stx11b.1 gene encoding syntaxin-11b.1 isoform X2, which yields MRDRLSSLRSLSGTSGQQEEVNSTESVREEEEEEEEEEVQLEPPAEEHRSSRDVEQVLEQALEVRREVQLLRLDVRRLRDQNVRLLSGPPCAASSSSSSSSRELWQQESNGIAGGIKTRAQGALTSLRRMDARAKQLEEELGVNSAAARIARTQYACLSNGLRDAMADYNEAEMSHREACKAHIQRQMEIVGREVDLEEIEDMLEDGGGQWSVFTQDLTRASEGKTARSALGQIERRHQELLELESRVRSVHEVFLDVALLVEEQGTMIDAIQTHVQTTDADLCEVLVKLGKAKRLDKSNPFKKMFCGCFPCYK from the exons atgagagacagactgagctCACTGCGCTCCCTGTCTGGGACGAGTGGCCAGCAGGAGGAGGTGAACTCCACAGAGTCGGTccgtgaggaagaggaggaggaggaggaggaagaggtgcaGCTGGAGCCCCCCGCCGAGGAGCACAGGAGCAGCCGGGACGTGGAGCAGGTGCTGGAGCAGGCGCTGGAGGTCCGGCGGGAGGTCCAGTTGCTCCGTCTGGACGTGAGGCGTCTCCGCGATCAGAATGTGCGCCTCCTGAGCGGGCCCCCCtgcgccgcctcctcctcctcctcgtcctcctccagggAGCTGTGGCAGCAGGAGTCCAACGGCATCGCCGGCGGCATCAAGACCCGCGCCCAGGGGGCGCTCACGAGCCTGCGCCGGATGGACGCCCGCGCcaagcagctggaggaggagctcGGCGTCAACTCGGCCGCGGCGCGCATCGCCCGCACGCAGTACGCCTGCCTCAGCAACGGTCTCCGGGACGCCATGGCCGACTACAACGAGGCGGAGATGAGCCACCGCGAGGCGTGCAAGGCCCACATCCAGCGGCAGATGGAGATCGTGGGGCGCGAGGTGGACCTGGAGGAGATCGAGGACATGCTGGAGGACGGCGGCGGCCAGTGGAGCGTCTTCACGCAGGACCTCACGCGGGCGTCGGAGGGCAAGACGGCGCGCTCCGCCCTCGGGCAG ATCGAGCGGCGCCAccaggagctgctggagctggagagtcGCGTGCGGAGCGTTCACGAGGTGTTCCTGGACGTGGCCCTCCTCGTGGAGGAGCAGGGAACCATGATCGACGCCATCCAGACGCACGTTCAGACGACCGACGCAGACCTGTGTGAGGTCCTCGTCAAACTGGGCAAGGCCAAGAGACTCGACAAGAGCAACCCCTTTAAGAAGATGTTCTGCGGCTGTTTCCCCTGTTACAAGTGA